The genome window cctctctcccagAGCCAAAAATTAAGCCAAAGCTAGTTCTCAAATCCAAGTGGTTCAATGGCTCAAAAGTTAGCTACTTTAATGGTGCTTCTCTTTGCCATGGCTGTTGGACATTCAAGTaacatcctctctctctctctccctccctcctctctctctctctctctctctccccctctccccctctccccctctccctctctccctcctctctctctctctctctctctctctctctctctctctccctctcctccctctctcgcACACACAGACATCTTACCACGTGCTATAGCATTTCATTAATGTTTTTTTGTGCTAAGAACTGTGTCGTGTGTGTTAAACAGACGCAGCCGCGTGGTGTGTGTGCAAGCAAGGGCTCAGCGAGGCGGTGCTCCAAAAATCAATAGACTACGCGTGCGGAAACGGAGCAGACTGCACCCCGACTCACCAAGGTGGCGGGTGTTACAACCCAAACACGGTGCTCGCCCACTGCAACTACGCCGTCAACAGTTACTTCCAGAAAAAAGGCCCAGCCCCTACTGCTTGTGACTTTGCTGGTGCTGCTATCATTTCCACTACTGACCCAAGTCAGTTAAACCTACCCCCACTCCTTTCCTCTTTTACCCTTTTTTAATCCTATCTTTTCTTCTGTTTTTATTACTCAAATCATTTCTACTTATCTTTTTCAGGTGTTTCTGGCTGTGTTTTTCCCTCTAGTGCAAGGTAACTTTTGCCATTCTACTTCAACTCATTAGCTTTCTCTTTATCATATTGCAAAAACAAA of Daucus carota subsp. sativus chromosome 3, DH1 v3.0, whole genome shotgun sequence contains these proteins:
- the LOC108210511 gene encoding PLASMODESMATA CALLOSE-BINDING PROTEIN 2-like is translated as MAQKLATLMVLLFAMAVGHSNAAAWCVCKQGLSEAVLQKSIDYACGNGADCTPTHQGGGCYNPNTVLAHCNYAVNSYFQKKGPAPTACDFAGAAIISTTDPSVSGCVFPSSASAATGTNTPKSSSTTTGTTTPVGGSPYMTTPSNGVLGGVNSLGPSGVGINTDDSAAGLLLTQGSATRILTAIVFIGNLVLWA